CCCGAGGTCGCGATGCAGCGTGGATGCGACGTCGTCCGGCCCAAGCGCGTAGGCCGCCCCGACCGCGATCGCCTCATGGCCGTAGCCGGTGAAGCAGGCTCCCACGATCGCGCCGCTCTGATACAGTTTCACGATCCGATCCTCTGCCAGTCGCTGCAGGATCATGTAGCGGTACAGCGTCT
This bacterium DNA region includes the following protein-coding sequences:
- a CDS encoding thiamine pyrophosphate-dependent enzyme — translated: MADPLVIAHTQLTTQDLETLYRYMILQRLAEDRIVKLYQSGAIVGACFTGYGHEAIAVGAAYALGPDDVASTLHRDLG